From the genome of Oncorhynchus kisutch isolate 150728-3 unplaced genomic scaffold, Okis_V2 scaffold4050, whole genome shotgun sequence:
TTGCATGCATTATCATGGCTTTTGCGAACTGgcatattataatttttttatttaatttaactaggcaagtcagttaagaaccaattcttatttacagtgacggcctacccgTACCAAACTCGGAcaatgctggaccaattgtgcgccgccctattggaatgccaatcacggccagatgtgatacagacAAGCTCTCTCTTGCTTTACTTTGTAAAACTGTGCTGTTTGCTCAATAGGCCTATTTGGAAGTTGATAACTTGGTAACACACAAACAGACTAGTATTTTATTTTCAGCAGGATCCATTTGCTTTACAACCTGTGTTTTCCAGTGATTGTATTAGAAATATTGCTAAAGGCCTGTTTTGCCTACATGCTGTTCACTAACAGATTTGCCACATGTTCCTGACTGTAGAAATGCCTTGTGATTTGGCTACACACAATCCACGGCTGGGCTATTTTAAATTAGCTATTGATCCTCTGTAGCTAAATACTCCTGGTGTTGTATTGGGAATGATTTAATTTCTTTCTGAACAGACTGCAGAGTCCTGCAGCACCTCAACACACTTCCCACAGCTATTATTCTATTAGGAAATAAATGAAGAAGTGCAATGCTGGAGAGATGAGTTTCCTGCTCATGTCTATAAcagcacagagagggagagagatcatagaaagtGAATCTCATTTTAGTTTTAGCTCATTTAGCTCTGATTGCTTTTATCAGGATTTTTACATTGCAAACAGGATCAATTATTTTTCACGCCACAAGAGGTAGGCTACCTGATCCTGCCAAATGGGTTCCCGGAACGAAAGACTACAAAACTGAGAGGTGCCGGAAGATCTGGCTCAAATTAAGCGCCGCCCTTCTCGTATAATGGGGTAGGGATATCCCAAGAATCCATGAGTGCATGGATGGTTGCACCGAATATGTTTTTTATAattaaaccaagatagaccacagcctggtgagtcatagtgggcagagccaagcacgagctagcaagATCCTATTGGCCCGTCTAGCACACAATTTCTGGTAGGGAATGCCTCCTCTGTGAAGCGctcgtgtgcaataactcaattcgcctttgcgtaatttttttaaatatatattttttaaacatttgcaaagggtaaagtctacaaatcTTAGtctactctgttcataacagattttagttttgggaacagaactgGGATCAGATGTTTCATTGATTAGAACAtttgcagaatgtcggccaatatccatctcgttccatcttctcccactgcctgccagtgagcttcctctcactataCATcctgtgaaatatctgtctcattgttctatatGTGGCTGCACTGTGGTAGtgggggaacaggaagttccGGGCAGGCACGCACCATTCTTCAGTATAAAGAAAACGCCAGAACGGTTATGTGAAGAAGATAATCTTTGTGTCGGTTTCTATGTAATACCAAAGGTATGTAATAGCAGGTTTAAACGTCCTATTATCGGAAGAACATATCATACCATGCTAGGTAACATCCGTTAAGGTATTAACACGtttgatttgttatttttgtgtcaaaCCAAGTGAACGTGAAACTATTTTTAAGTCACACAGGTAGAAACTTTGGGTTTGTCTGAATGGATGTACATGATTGCTTCATGgtaatttaataaaaaatatatttattttacatttctgAGTTTGTTTAGCATGTTATTGGTTTTGTATAAAATTCACGAGTTGGTAAAATGGCGGTGCCCACTCGGTCTGTGTTAACAGACTTCAGTGCAGGTACAGAGACACAATTTCACAGTTGCGCTACTGTTTTGAAGCTAAATGTAATGATTCTCAGTTTTCTACATGTGTACTAatattcagacacattcagttgttTCAATCTTATCTATAAATGTTACTATGGTGTGAACGGAAACACTATTTGATTTTTATGTAAAATAATACAGTGAAGACAAGGTTATTCAGGAAAATAGTACATAGTGCTGCCTGAAACATACTGCAACCTTGTACTGAATGTATTTGTCATTTCAGCATTTATGTGAATTTGGGAAATTTACTATAGATCAAGTTCACTTACATTGTGTAGACTAATTTTAAAGCGTGtactttttaattaattaatgttTTGCTATCAATGCTTAGCTACCAGATCTATTGAAATAagatcagtgcttgacttggacaggaGCTCACCAGAGCTGAGTACCAGCACCTCAAATTTCTACTGGTTGAGCtcatgttcctcttatagaatattagctcaacagtattgtggagctcctgcacctaaatataaaccatatttttagagaataaagaaagaaagtgccagaactgtcaagacAATAACTTTTGAAAAAAcagtaccggcacctatttcagtccaagtcaagcactgaattAGATAATTGAACAAGAAGAAAAATATTTAATAGAGAGTAAAGAAAGTGCCGGAACTGTCAAGACAACTTTGTGTATGTTTGTCATTGTTACTACAGGACGACTAGATTTATgtctgaggccggtaacatcaacagtgacgacaaacccagcctgcctctctcattccacactgagtccaaacctacagtcactgggtcctgattgtgacagtggagcccagtttgcactgcaggatccagagatggcatcagtgaagctggaagactgcagtcaaacactggagctgaatgtcaacattaaagatgaagaagaggaggagaagattgggaaatctgttaatcatggtaagagcaggttctatctTACTAAGTTTGTTGTTCGTTCCAACTTCCCACTGTGCATGAAAGGTTGCAGTAGAACTGTTTCAATGAAAAGGtagctgttatttcatgctaATGACACTTGCATGATTTGACACCAGTATTGTcagcatttgttttattcactgggtTATCAGGAGTGTTCAGTGTAGAATAAAGAAGTGAAGTtgacaaactgccagtgttttaaagttctatgaaatgagtgtgtgtagttactaacccttgtgatagtgattggaggatgatatgaaatgagtgtgtagttactaactcttgtgatagtgagtggaggatgatatgaaatgagtgtgtgtagttactaacccttgtgatagtgagtggaggatgacaAGTTCCTTTTTAGCTTTCATCTCTTACCcacttttagaatagttttattccCCTTTTGTGTtgtacagcctactgatatgaatacatatgtcacccggtacagacagaagaggactggccacccctttgggcctggttcctctctaactttcttccaaggttcctgctttctggggagtttttcctggccgctgcttctacatctgcattgcttgctcttttgggatttttggctgggtttctgtgaagtACTTTCTGACAACTgcagatgtaaaaagggcttcataataTATACTTTTGATTGAcatgtatatcacaccaactgactggttcctctgatgttgttcacacaggagaccatgttgagacattctctacatccagagagcaacagcaggaagatcccagagctaagaggtctcatcactgcccacattgtgaggagattttcccaattctatcaaagctaaaaatacacttgaaaatacacacaggagtgaagccttactcctgctctgactgtggagaATGCTTCACAACGTCAaatgagctaaaagttcatcagagaacacacacgggAGAAAAGCCTTACTCCTGCACTGACTGTGGAGAATGCTTCACAACGTCAaatgagctaaaagttcatcagagaacacacacgggagaaaagccttactcctgctctgattgTGGGGTGAATTTCTCTCGACTGGGCCacttaaaaagacatgaacatatacatacaggagagaagccttgcttctgctctgactgtgggaagagtttttctCGACTGGACCTCTTAAAAAAGCATGAActtatacatacaggagagaagctttACTCCTGCCCCGACTGTGGAAGGAGTTTTTCTCGACTGAGCCACTTAAAAAAACATGAActtatacatacagtagtgaagCCTTAcccctgctctgactgtgtaaaatgcttcacaacatcagctcagctaaaagttcatcagagaacacacacaggagagaagccttactcctgctctgactgtggaaagattttctctcaactgggccacttaaaaagacatgaacaTATACACACAGGAGTGAATACTTATGCCTGCTCTAACTGTGTGAAATGCTTCATTACATCAACTgatctaaaagttcatcagagaacacacacaggagagaagccttactcctgctctgactgtggaaagagtttctctctaCTGGGCAACTTAAAaagacatgaacgtatacataccggagtgaagccttactcctgctctgattgtggaaagagtttctcgcAAATGGGCCAGTTGAAAAGACACCAAGCTAAACATAAAGGAGAGAAGACTTACCACTTGTAATGTGGCAAGAGtaactcaagtgaaagtcaccaagtaaaatactacttgtgtAAAAAGCTGAAATTATTTGGTTGTAAATATATTTATGTATCAAAAGTAGAAgtatgaatcatttcaaattccttaaattAACCTCTGggtgtccctaaaccgggacggttgttgctaacgtgcgctaatgtgactagaatgacgttgaatccaacagccaactttccgggacatagacatgtcttatatgggcagaaagcttaaattcttgttaatctaactgcggtCACCAATTTAacagtagctgttacagtgaaaaaaataccatgctattgtttgaggagagtgcacgaca
Proteins encoded in this window:
- the LOC116373437 gene encoding gastrula zinc finger protein XlCGF17.1-like codes for the protein PHCEEIFPILSKLKIHLKIHTGVKPYSCSDCGECFTTSNELKVHQRTHTGEKPYSCTDCGECFTTSNELKVHQRTHTGEKPYSCSDCGVNFSRLGHLKRHEHIHTGEKPCFCSDCGKSFSRLDLLKKHELIHTGEKLYSCPDCGRSFSRLSHLKKHELIHTVVKPYPCSDCVKCFTTSAQLKVHQRTHTGEKPYSCSDCGKIFSQLGHLKRHEHIHTGVNTYACSNCVKCFITSTDLKVHQRTHTGEKPYSCSDCGKSFSLLGNLKRHERIHTGVKPYSCSDCGKSFSQMGQLKRHQAKHKGEKTYHL